A stretch of Pogona vitticeps strain Pit_001003342236 chromosome 5, PviZW2.1, whole genome shotgun sequence DNA encodes these proteins:
- the LOC110070649 gene encoding active breakpoint cluster region-related protein isoform X2, with product MEPLSQPGLPRLSWIYSNFNYGTEEYDAEGNEEPKVPPGGSETMPYIDESPTMSPHLGARNPEGGSAGDNRDGSESVSPTPADGPGAAGEWEARKGVDMRKLVLKDFLASEEMYINQLEALLLPMKPLKATATTSQPVLTIQQIETIFYKIQDIYEIHKEFYDSLWPQIQNWDSGAVVGHLFQKLVTQLGVYKAFVDNYKVALETAEKCSQSNNQFPKISENFVSGGACGKERRKEYVTLLSEKCLVYGIIALHLTRLQH from the exons ATTTCAACTACGGCACCGAGGAATATGATGCCGAGGGCAACGAGGAGCCCAAAGTTCCCCCCGGCGGCTCAGAGACCATGCCTTACATTGACGAATCACCCACCATGTCCCCCCACCTCGGTGCCCGCAATCCAGAGGGGGGCAGCGCCGGCGACAACAGGGACGGATCGGAGAgcgtttcccccacccctgcagatggACCGGGTGCTGCG GGTGAATGGGAAGCGAGGAAAGGGGTGGACATgcgcaagttggtgctgaaggattTCTTGGCCAGCGAGGAAATGTACATCAACCAGCTGGAGGCGCTCTTGTTG CCGATGAAGCCCCTGAAGGCGACAGCCACCACCTCCCAGCCGGTCCTCACCATCCAGCAGATCGAGACCATTTTCTACAAGATCCAGGACATCTACGAAATCCACAAGGAGTTTTATGACAGCTTGTGGCCCCAGATCCAGAACTGGGACAGCGGCGCGGTGGTCGGGCACCTGTTTCAGAAGCTG GTGACCCAGCTGGGGGTCTATAAGGCGTTTGTGGACAACTACAAAGTCGCGCTGGAGACGGCAGAGAAATGCAGTCAGAGTAACAACCAGTTCCCGAAAATCTCAGAG AACTTTGTTTCTGGTGGTGCctgtgggaaggaaagaagaaaagaatatgTTACTCTTCTGTCTGAAAAGTGTTTGGTTTATGGCATCATAG CTCTTCATCTGACTCGTTTGCAGcattaa
- the LOC110070649 gene encoding active breakpoint cluster region-related protein isoform X6 translates to MEPLSQPGLPRLSWIYSNFNYGTEEYDAEGNEEPKVPPGGSETMPYIDESPTMSPHLGARNPEGGSAGDNRDGSESVSPTPADGPGAAGEWEARKGVDMRKLVLKDFLASEEMYINQLEALLLVTQLGVYKAFVDNYKVALETAEKCSQSNNQFPKISENFVSGGACGKERRKEYVTLLSEKCLVYGIIALTVQRKPFCMKERKHSEC, encoded by the exons ATTTCAACTACGGCACCGAGGAATATGATGCCGAGGGCAACGAGGAGCCCAAAGTTCCCCCCGGCGGCTCAGAGACCATGCCTTACATTGACGAATCACCCACCATGTCCCCCCACCTCGGTGCCCGCAATCCAGAGGGGGGCAGCGCCGGCGACAACAGGGACGGATCGGAGAgcgtttcccccacccctgcagatggACCGGGTGCTGCG GGTGAATGGGAAGCGAGGAAAGGGGTGGACATgcgcaagttggtgctgaaggattTCTTGGCCAGCGAGGAAATGTACATCAACCAGCTGGAGGCGCTCTTGTTG GTGACCCAGCTGGGGGTCTATAAGGCGTTTGTGGACAACTACAAAGTCGCGCTGGAGACGGCAGAGAAATGCAGTCAGAGTAACAACCAGTTCCCGAAAATCTCAGAG AACTTTGTTTCTGGTGGTGCctgtgggaaggaaagaagaaaagaatatgTTACTCTTCTGTCTGAAAAGTGTTTGGTTTATGGCATCATAG cattaacagtgcaaagaaaacCTTTctgtatgaaagaaagaaaacactcaGAATGCTGA
- the LOC110070649 gene encoding active breakpoint cluster region-related protein isoform X1, with protein MEPLSQPGLPRLSWIYSNFNYGTEEYDAEGNEEPKVPPGGSETMPYIDESPTMSPHLGARNPEGGSAGDNRDGSESVSPTPADGPGAAGEWEARKGVDMRKLVLKDFLASEEMYINQLEALLLPMKPLKATATTSQPVLTIQQIETIFYKIQDIYEIHKEFYDSLWPQIQNWDSGAVVGHLFQKLVTQLGVYKAFVDNYKVALETAEKCSQSNNQFPKISENFVSGGACGKERRKEYVTLLSEKCLVYGIIALTVQRKPFCMKERKHSEC; from the exons ATTTCAACTACGGCACCGAGGAATATGATGCCGAGGGCAACGAGGAGCCCAAAGTTCCCCCCGGCGGCTCAGAGACCATGCCTTACATTGACGAATCACCCACCATGTCCCCCCACCTCGGTGCCCGCAATCCAGAGGGGGGCAGCGCCGGCGACAACAGGGACGGATCGGAGAgcgtttcccccacccctgcagatggACCGGGTGCTGCG GGTGAATGGGAAGCGAGGAAAGGGGTGGACATgcgcaagttggtgctgaaggattTCTTGGCCAGCGAGGAAATGTACATCAACCAGCTGGAGGCGCTCTTGTTG CCGATGAAGCCCCTGAAGGCGACAGCCACCACCTCCCAGCCGGTCCTCACCATCCAGCAGATCGAGACCATTTTCTACAAGATCCAGGACATCTACGAAATCCACAAGGAGTTTTATGACAGCTTGTGGCCCCAGATCCAGAACTGGGACAGCGGCGCGGTGGTCGGGCACCTGTTTCAGAAGCTG GTGACCCAGCTGGGGGTCTATAAGGCGTTTGTGGACAACTACAAAGTCGCGCTGGAGACGGCAGAGAAATGCAGTCAGAGTAACAACCAGTTCCCGAAAATCTCAGAG AACTTTGTTTCTGGTGGTGCctgtgggaaggaaagaagaaaagaatatgTTACTCTTCTGTCTGAAAAGTGTTTGGTTTATGGCATCATAG cattaacagtgcaaagaaaacCTTTctgtatgaaagaaagaaaacactcaGAATGCTGA
- the LOC110070649 gene encoding active breakpoint cluster region-related protein isoform X3 codes for MEPLSQPGLPRLSWIYSNFNYGTEEYDAEGNEEPKVPPGGSETMPYIDESPTMSPHLGARNPEGGSAGDNRDGSESVSPTPADGPGAAPMKPLKATATTSQPVLTIQQIETIFYKIQDIYEIHKEFYDSLWPQIQNWDSGAVVGHLFQKLVTQLGVYKAFVDNYKVALETAEKCSQSNNQFPKISENFVSGGACGKERRKEYVTLLSEKCLVYGIIALTVQRKPFCMKERKHSEC; via the exons ATTTCAACTACGGCACCGAGGAATATGATGCCGAGGGCAACGAGGAGCCCAAAGTTCCCCCCGGCGGCTCAGAGACCATGCCTTACATTGACGAATCACCCACCATGTCCCCCCACCTCGGTGCCCGCAATCCAGAGGGGGGCAGCGCCGGCGACAACAGGGACGGATCGGAGAgcgtttcccccacccctgcagatggACCGGGTGCTGCG CCGATGAAGCCCCTGAAGGCGACAGCCACCACCTCCCAGCCGGTCCTCACCATCCAGCAGATCGAGACCATTTTCTACAAGATCCAGGACATCTACGAAATCCACAAGGAGTTTTATGACAGCTTGTGGCCCCAGATCCAGAACTGGGACAGCGGCGCGGTGGTCGGGCACCTGTTTCAGAAGCTG GTGACCCAGCTGGGGGTCTATAAGGCGTTTGTGGACAACTACAAAGTCGCGCTGGAGACGGCAGAGAAATGCAGTCAGAGTAACAACCAGTTCCCGAAAATCTCAGAG AACTTTGTTTCTGGTGGTGCctgtgggaaggaaagaagaaaagaatatgTTACTCTTCTGTCTGAAAAGTGTTTGGTTTATGGCATCATAG cattaacagtgcaaagaaaacCTTTctgtatgaaagaaagaaaacactcaGAATGCTGA
- the LOC110070649 gene encoding active breakpoint cluster region-related protein isoform X5, whose protein sequence is MEPLSQPGLPRLSWIYSNFNYGTEEYDAEGNEEPKVPPGGSETMPYIDESPTMSPHLGARNPEGGSAGDNRDGSESVSPTPADGPGAAGEWEARKGVDMRKLVLKDFLASEEMYINQLEALLLPMKPLKATATTSQPVLTIQQIETIFYKIQDIYEIHKEFYDSLWPQIQNWDSGAVVGHLFQKLVTQLGVYKAFVDNYKVALETAEKCSQSNNQFPKISELFI, encoded by the exons ATTTCAACTACGGCACCGAGGAATATGATGCCGAGGGCAACGAGGAGCCCAAAGTTCCCCCCGGCGGCTCAGAGACCATGCCTTACATTGACGAATCACCCACCATGTCCCCCCACCTCGGTGCCCGCAATCCAGAGGGGGGCAGCGCCGGCGACAACAGGGACGGATCGGAGAgcgtttcccccacccctgcagatggACCGGGTGCTGCG GGTGAATGGGAAGCGAGGAAAGGGGTGGACATgcgcaagttggtgctgaaggattTCTTGGCCAGCGAGGAAATGTACATCAACCAGCTGGAGGCGCTCTTGTTG CCGATGAAGCCCCTGAAGGCGACAGCCACCACCTCCCAGCCGGTCCTCACCATCCAGCAGATCGAGACCATTTTCTACAAGATCCAGGACATCTACGAAATCCACAAGGAGTTTTATGACAGCTTGTGGCCCCAGATCCAGAACTGGGACAGCGGCGCGGTGGTCGGGCACCTGTTTCAGAAGCTG GTGACCCAGCTGGGGGTCTATAAGGCGTTTGTGGACAACTACAAAGTCGCGCTGGAGACGGCAGAGAAATGCAGTCAGAGTAACAACCAGTTCCCGAAAATCTCAGAG CTCTTCATCTGA
- the LOC110070649 gene encoding active breakpoint cluster region-related protein isoform X4, which produces MPYIDESPTMSPHLGARNPEGGSAGDNRDGSESVSPTPADGPGAAGEWEARKGVDMRKLVLKDFLASEEMYINQLEALLLPMKPLKATATTSQPVLTIQQIETIFYKIQDIYEIHKEFYDSLWPQIQNWDSGAVVGHLFQKLVTQLGVYKAFVDNYKVALETAEKCSQSNNQFPKISENFVSGGACGKERRKEYVTLLSEKCLVYGIIALTVQRKPFCMKERKHSEC; this is translated from the exons ATGCCTTACATTGACGAATCACCCACCATGTCCCCCCACCTCGGTGCCCGCAATCCAGAGGGGGGCAGCGCCGGCGACAACAGGGACGGATCGGAGAgcgtttcccccacccctgcagatggACCGGGTGCTGCG GGTGAATGGGAAGCGAGGAAAGGGGTGGACATgcgcaagttggtgctgaaggattTCTTGGCCAGCGAGGAAATGTACATCAACCAGCTGGAGGCGCTCTTGTTG CCGATGAAGCCCCTGAAGGCGACAGCCACCACCTCCCAGCCGGTCCTCACCATCCAGCAGATCGAGACCATTTTCTACAAGATCCAGGACATCTACGAAATCCACAAGGAGTTTTATGACAGCTTGTGGCCCCAGATCCAGAACTGGGACAGCGGCGCGGTGGTCGGGCACCTGTTTCAGAAGCTG GTGACCCAGCTGGGGGTCTATAAGGCGTTTGTGGACAACTACAAAGTCGCGCTGGAGACGGCAGAGAAATGCAGTCAGAGTAACAACCAGTTCCCGAAAATCTCAGAG AACTTTGTTTCTGGTGGTGCctgtgggaaggaaagaagaaaagaatatgTTACTCTTCTGTCTGAAAAGTGTTTGGTTTATGGCATCATAG cattaacagtgcaaagaaaacCTTTctgtatgaaagaaagaaaacactcaGAATGCTGA